From a region of the Paramagnetospirillum magnetotacticum MS-1 genome:
- a CDS encoding adenylate/guanylate cyclase domain-containing protein encodes MERIRRWFGQGAVALVSVVFAFLLGEYLPFLVIVENWAADYRVASLTPAEPQHPDIVVVSITEDTLQLFPYRSPVDRHFLAGLLEDLDGAGVRAVGLDVLFDQPSEPAKDAELRAVLARMKAPVVASYIGADEGLNEDQREYLDEFLPQGQRGYASLHKDAYDQTVREMFSGRQSPDGFIPGFPLALAARINPGGTYFAQPMAWRGKAGPELAPFRHFPAHTVKLMPKDWLRGKIVLIGSDLSLTDRHRTPFYVGESGPNRLMPGVDIHAHALAQLLDGRRGDSLDVRMKLLLCAVIALAAVALSRLPFGVGVKAGLAGLLLVALWVGGFFAFARTGLNIPLLMPSLALASAMWLAETLGGRQERQQKQFIKNAFGLYMSPSIVDELVKDPSRLTLGGERREMTFLFTDVAGFTTVSEQTEPAVLGAMLNQYFDGVCSILMEQGGAVVDFIGDAVFCLFGAPVAHPDHAERAIICARRIEEFSRSFRELDHVRATGWGITRIGVHTGNALIGNFGSGKRFKYSAVGDAVNTGARIEGLNKYFGTAVCVSETSVAASGMAGLRPLGRFTLKGKSHPIAVFEPVSDEWLNSPAGQGYLAAYALMAEGQGGDALAAFQALEGDDPCIAFHLERLKSGETTDVVTMKDK; translated from the coding sequence ATGGAGCGGATCAGGCGATGGTTCGGCCAAGGCGCGGTGGCCCTTGTATCGGTGGTCTTCGCCTTTCTGCTGGGTGAGTATCTGCCCTTTCTGGTGATCGTGGAAAACTGGGCCGCCGATTACCGGGTGGCCAGTCTCACTCCGGCCGAGCCCCAGCATCCCGATATCGTGGTGGTCTCCATCACCGAGGACACGCTGCAACTGTTTCCCTACCGCTCGCCGGTGGATCGCCATTTCCTGGCCGGGCTGCTGGAAGACCTGGACGGAGCGGGGGTCCGCGCGGTGGGGCTGGACGTCTTGTTCGACCAGCCTTCCGAACCGGCCAAGGATGCGGAACTGCGCGCCGTGCTGGCGCGCATGAAGGCGCCGGTGGTGGCCAGTTATATCGGCGCCGATGAGGGGCTCAACGAGGATCAGCGGGAATATCTGGACGAGTTCCTGCCCCAGGGACAGCGGGGCTATGCCTCCTTGCACAAGGACGCCTACGACCAGACCGTCCGTGAGATGTTCTCCGGGCGCCAGTCTCCCGACGGCTTCATCCCCGGTTTTCCCCTGGCCCTGGCCGCCCGGATCAATCCCGGCGGCACCTATTTTGCCCAGCCCATGGCGTGGCGCGGTAAGGCCGGGCCGGAACTGGCGCCGTTCCGCCATTTCCCCGCCCATACGGTCAAGCTCATGCCCAAGGACTGGCTGCGCGGCAAGATCGTGCTGATCGGCTCGGATCTCAGCCTGACCGACCGTCACCGCACGCCGTTCTATGTGGGGGAAAGCGGTCCGAACCGCTTGATGCCGGGTGTGGATATCCACGCCCATGCCTTGGCGCAATTGCTCGACGGGCGGCGCGGCGACTCTTTGGATGTGCGGATGAAGCTGTTGCTTTGCGCCGTCATCGCCCTGGCCGCCGTGGCGCTGTCGCGCCTTCCTTTCGGCGTCGGCGTCAAGGCCGGGTTGGCGGGGTTGCTTCTGGTCGCCCTTTGGGTGGGGGGATTCTTCGCCTTCGCCCGGACCGGGCTCAACATTCCTCTCCTGATGCCCAGCCTGGCCCTGGCCAGCGCCATGTGGCTGGCCGAAACCCTGGGTGGCCGTCAGGAACGCCAGCAAAAGCAGTTCATCAAGAACGCCTTCGGGCTTTACATGTCGCCCAGCATCGTCGACGAACTGGTCAAGGACCCGTCGCGCCTGACTTTGGGGGGCGAGCGCCGGGAGATGACCTTCCTGTTCACCGATGTGGCGGGCTTCACCACGGTGTCGGAACAGACCGAGCCTGCGGTGCTGGGCGCCATGCTCAACCAGTATTTCGACGGCGTTTGCTCCATCTTGATGGAGCAGGGCGGCGCCGTGGTCGACTTCATCGGCGACGCGGTGTTCTGCCTGTTCGGCGCCCCGGTTGCCCATCCCGATCATGCCGAGCGCGCCATCATCTGCGCCCGGCGCATCGAGGAATTCTCGCGCAGCTTCCGCGAACTGGACCATGTCCGCGCCACGGGCTGGGGCATCACCCGGATCGGCGTTCACACGGGCAATGCCCTGATCGGCAATTTCGGTTCGGGCAAGCGCTTCAAGTATTCGGCGGTGGGCGATGCGGTGAATACGGGGGCGCGTATCGAGGGGCTGAACAAGTATTTCGGCACGGCGGTCTGCGTGTCGGAGACCAGCGTCGCCGCCTCGGGCATGGCGGGGCTTCGGCCCCTGGGGCGCTTCACCCTCAAGGGAAAATCCCATCCCATCGCCGTGTTCGAACCAGTCTCGGATGAATGGCTTAACAGTCCGGCAGGACAGGGCTATCTGGCCGCTTATGCCCTGATGGCCGAAGGACAGGGCGGGGACGCTCTGGCGGCTTTTCAGGCACTGGAAGGCGACGACCCGTGCATCGCCTTCCATCTGGAACGGTTGAAGAGCGGCGAGACCACCGACGTGGTCACCATGAAGGATAAATAG
- a CDS encoding cyclic nucleotide-binding domain-containing protein: protein MTQAAPESLDKQLDHLVFEAGQIIFEEGDKSETAFIIRSGSVRIVKRNQTGDVVLVTLTAPKAFGELSLIDNTPRSAAAIAAERTELMVITADKFKAKIAGLDPFMRDWVLFLKHRILDLSARVED, encoded by the coding sequence ATGACGCAGGCCGCTCCCGAATCGCTGGACAAGCAGCTCGACCATCTGGTGTTCGAGGCGGGCCAGATCATCTTCGAAGAGGGCGACAAGTCCGAAACCGCCTTCATCATACGCTCGGGCTCGGTGCGCATCGTCAAGCGCAACCAGACCGGCGACGTGGTGCTGGTCACCCTGACCGCACCCAAGGCCTTCGGCGAATTGTCGCTGATCGACAACACGCCGCGCAGCGCCGCCGCCATCGCCGCCGAGCGCACCGAACTGATGGTCATCACCGCCGACAAGTTCAAGGCCAAGATCGCCGGGTTGGACCCCTTCATGCGCGACTGGGTGCTGTTCCTCAAACACCGCATCCTGGATCTGTCGGCCCGCGTCGAAGATTGA
- a CDS encoding Crp/Fnr family transcriptional regulator, whose product MAVAQGIRDRYRILGEPVPFAQGQVYSGLDPFADRAVRIYEISAGQAGFRPGSLVEDVREGGRASHPNLLPALLDMASKSGPSFLVTSSVKGVRLDSMAADTGLTEQGALHIARVLGNVMVYCWKSGLKGLGFGPKSVVVAQEGIRVASIAESRLLARAEGRAIEDTASDIAAYSQVLDCMVELCRRAGGKAVTLETAALAIKNMGIGAARQIINGPLEEAVDDGSGAARLTLDSGDFIFKESDSSDDTFYVLEKGLVQVVKADGLGNEMFLDFTRPGQLIGEMAVIDKLPRMASARVLEPSRLLVIRGENFRTRLGKLDKVALMLIETLSGRLRQRADEVTKLKAALGGNR is encoded by the coding sequence GTGGCTGTTGCACAAGGGATTCGCGACCGGTACCGCATACTCGGCGAGCCGGTGCCCTTTGCCCAGGGACAGGTTTATTCCGGCCTCGATCCCTTTGCCGATCGCGCGGTTCGGATTTACGAAATTTCGGCTGGCCAAGCGGGCTTTCGCCCCGGCTCCCTGGTGGAGGATGTGAGGGAAGGCGGGCGTGCCAGCCATCCCAATCTGTTGCCCGCCCTTCTCGATATGGCCTCCAAGAGCGGACCGTCCTTTCTGGTGACCTCCTCGGTCAAAGGCGTGCGCCTGGATTCCATGGCGGCCGATACCGGCCTGACCGAGCAGGGGGCTCTGCATATCGCCCGCGTGCTGGGCAATGTCATGGTCTATTGCTGGAAAAGCGGGCTGAAGGGACTGGGCTTTGGCCCCAAATCCGTCGTGGTCGCCCAAGAGGGCATCCGCGTCGCCAGCATCGCCGAAAGCCGCCTGCTGGCCCGCGCCGAGGGGCGCGCCATCGAGGATACCGCCAGCGATATCGCCGCCTATTCCCAAGTCCTCGACTGCATGGTGGAACTGTGCCGCCGGGCGGGTGGCAAGGCCGTCACCTTGGAAACCGCCGCATTGGCCATCAAGAATATGGGGATCGGCGCCGCCCGGCAGATCATTAACGGTCCCTTGGAAGAGGCCGTGGACGATGGTTCCGGTGCGGCGCGGCTCACCTTGGATTCCGGCGACTTCATCTTCAAGGAGAGCGATTCCTCCGATGATACCTTCTATGTGCTGGAAAAGGGACTGGTGCAGGTGGTCAAGGCCGATGGCCTGGGCAACGAGATGTTTCTCGACTTCACTCGTCCCGGTCAGCTGATCGGCGAGATGGCGGTGATCGACAAGCTGCCGCGCATGGCGTCCGCCCGCGTTCTGGAGCCCTCTCGCCTGCTGGTCATCCGCGGCGAGAATTTCCGCACCCGTTTGGGCAAGCTGGATAAGGTCGCCTTGATGCTCATCGAAACCCTGTCCGGGCGCCTGCGCCAGCGCGCCGACGAGGTCACCAAGCTGAAGGCCGCTCTGGGGGGGAATCGCTAA
- a CDS encoding two-partner secretion domain-containing protein: MNTMTRRTLLLASTILAFATLQTALAAPQSGTVVSGKATITQSGNTLIIVQQSATLVINWNSFSIGAGEVVRITQPNAQASILNRVTGSTISSLNGQLLANGIVFIVNPNGIQIGSSGRISAGSFVATTSSIANADFLAGRYVFAAAPSGSSVANAGIISALPGGTVILAAIQVENSGRIEAPQGTVALGAAKTFNVDINGDGLLRYQVGEAAIGAVATNTGAISVPGGQVLIAARSIDSVAREVINVGGLVEANSVSAHNGEIVFDGGATGIVSVTGQVQAQGVNSGETGGTVKVLGETVAVMDNARVDASGAAGGGTVLVGGNWHGEGAEPKSQVAYLAASSVVAADATEKGNGGQVVVWSENTTRNYGTISVKGGPQGGDGGAVEVSSRGALDFQGDVIRTAALGRAGSLLLDPLDFNITAGPNAGPTNMGGSPLEPTAGGASINDGKINNLLGGGSLTLRTLAGGNITMMNNAHINSGSANSLTINSGGDFNGQSGATINIGGSLTITAANQLSYSVGGTVTGNITLSGAGVNLGGGGATTITSTTGYIDVTATGSNITNQATLTANAVGVRLHNPSGGGSQLPPPPPPSPFGGGSAGAAGPGFGMGMGPGGGPGPGARSGPGVGDVLGGNGPAAQGPAGENGGESAFGPPAGEGGPQNAAEGAPAGAPPPGGGGREGPRREPPAKTSVAQVIPGLLQREVAPAPGGNQGVPGVSQRYSSFGNPALW; this comes from the coding sequence GAAAGGCCACCATCACCCAAAGCGGCAATACCCTGATCATCGTCCAGCAAAGCGCGACCCTGGTCATCAACTGGAACAGCTTTTCCATCGGGGCTGGGGAAGTGGTGCGCATCACCCAGCCCAATGCCCAGGCCTCCATCCTCAACCGGGTCACCGGCAGCACCATCTCCAGCCTGAACGGCCAGTTGCTGGCCAATGGCATCGTCTTCATCGTCAATCCCAACGGCATCCAGATCGGCAGCAGCGGGCGCATTTCGGCGGGCTCTTTCGTCGCCACCACGTCTTCCATCGCCAATGCGGACTTCCTGGCTGGGCGCTATGTCTTCGCCGCCGCTCCGTCGGGCAGCAGTGTGGCCAATGCTGGCATCATCAGCGCCTTGCCCGGTGGCACGGTGATCCTGGCCGCAATCCAGGTGGAGAATTCGGGCCGCATCGAGGCGCCCCAAGGCACGGTGGCCCTGGGCGCCGCCAAGACCTTCAACGTCGACATCAACGGCGACGGATTGCTGCGCTATCAGGTGGGCGAGGCGGCGATAGGCGCGGTGGCCACCAATACGGGGGCCATCAGCGTTCCCGGAGGTCAAGTGCTGATCGCGGCGCGCTCCATCGATTCGGTGGCGCGCGAGGTGATCAATGTGGGCGGGCTGGTGGAGGCCAATTCCGTCTCGGCCCATAATGGCGAGATCGTCTTCGACGGCGGGGCAACCGGCATCGTCTCGGTCACGGGCCAAGTCCAGGCCCAGGGCGTCAATAGCGGCGAGACCGGCGGCACGGTCAAGGTGCTGGGCGAGACCGTGGCGGTGATGGACAATGCCCGTGTCGATGCCTCGGGCGCGGCGGGTGGTGGCACCGTGCTGGTGGGCGGCAACTGGCATGGCGAGGGCGCCGAGCCCAAATCCCAGGTGGCCTATCTCGCCGCCTCATCGGTGGTGGCGGCGGATGCCACCGAGAAGGGCAATGGTGGTCAGGTGGTGGTGTGGTCCGAGAACACCACGCGCAATTACGGCACAATCAGCGTCAAGGGCGGGCCGCAGGGCGGCGACGGCGGCGCGGTGGAAGTCTCCAGCCGGGGGGCTCTCGACTTTCAGGGCGACGTGATCCGAACCGCCGCCTTAGGGCGTGCGGGCAGCCTGCTACTTGATCCGCTGGATTTCAACATCACGGCCGGACCCAATGCCGGTCCCACCAATATGGGCGGCTCACCGCTGGAGCCCACCGCTGGCGGCGCCTCCATCAATGACGGCAAGATCAATAATCTGCTGGGAGGCGGCTCGTTGACGCTGCGGACCTTGGCGGGCGGCAATATCACCATGATGAACAACGCCCATATCAATTCGGGCAGCGCCAATTCGCTGACCATCAATTCCGGGGGAGATTTCAACGGCCAGTCGGGGGCGACCATCAATATCGGCGGCAGCCTGACCATTACCGCGGCCAATCAGCTCAGCTATTCCGTGGGCGGTACGGTGACCGGCAACATTACCCTGTCGGGCGCGGGCGTGAATCTGGGCGGCGGCGGGGCCACCACCATCACGTCGACCACCGGCTATATCGACGTGACCGCCACCGGCAGCAATATCACCAATCAAGCGACGCTCACCGCCAATGCCGTTGGGGTTAGGCTGCACAATCCCTCCGGAGGTGGTTCTCAGTTACCTCCGCCTCCTCCGCCTTCTCCGTTTGGGGGGGGAAGCGCAGGCGCTGCGGGGCCAGGATTCGGGATGGGGATGGGGCCAGGGGGCGGCCCGGGCCCCGGAGCGCGTTCGGGGCCGGGCGTTGGCGATGTGCTGGGGGGCAACGGTCCCGCGGCCCAAGGACCGGCGGGCGAGAATGGCGGCGAATCCGCCTTCGGGCCACCCGCAGGCGAGGGCGGCCCCCAGAATGCCGCCGAGGGCGCGCCAGCCGGAGCGCCGCCACCCGGTGGCGGTGGCCGCGAGGGGCCGCGCCGCGAGCCTCCGGCCAAGACCTCGGTGGCCCAGGTCATCCCCGGCCTGCTTCAGCGTGAAGTGGCCCCGGCTCCCGGCGGCAACCAGGGCGTTCCGGGTGTGAGCCAGCGCTACTCCAGCTTCGGGAATCCCGCGCTGTGGTAA
- a CDS encoding Crp/Fnr family transcriptional regulator has protein sequence MSEGQTVFDVQTFGEDHWISAEQRPGQDAARAVADRLFADPQCMGIRIVKETKKADGSCDETVVHCEIRESPETNLEIVVIDDAHLCTDIYDFYGVETRMTISRLCRRYIERVFLTPTEFLHNYRALQNVKAYGNLLEAGVERVAALQGVLPGQSASARRDKIYDVVTKITQRIHNVGESRGLPDLVGAKLDDVLDAVVGLAPKGREEYHALVVLCRDLVQHRSWLAKFERLALMCGTEPRDDVLAMIDGVVADLVYIPSALHDILGFQRNLGQLVCSIAELCDGSFDGSASEAAAHLAVFLPLLAAGRMPQTQTALLDRLTRQICSSQPLDRYDPTRERDSFKAVASKLRQGDTVLGGSLVAEALAKREMALFGPGGMATDRPAPAAPPSTPRQIAAHLAELAAQGAEVRSFAPGSVIFREGADPDHAFQVVSGHVEITTVHRKQLVMLARLNEDAFFGELALFSPMKRTATATTMGGCQLRIISMKEMEKRIESLDPFCRFWVQYLVSRITDLSARVVKSSAGGKS, from the coding sequence ATGAGCGAAGGGCAGACGGTTTTCGACGTCCAGACCTTCGGCGAGGACCACTGGATTTCGGCGGAGCAGCGACCCGGCCAGGACGCAGCCAGGGCTGTCGCCGATCGCCTGTTCGCCGATCCTCAATGCATGGGAATCCGCATCGTCAAGGAGACGAAAAAAGCCGACGGCTCCTGCGACGAAACCGTCGTCCATTGCGAAATCCGTGAATCACCTGAAACCAACCTGGAAATCGTCGTCATCGACGACGCCCATTTGTGCACCGATATCTATGATTTTTATGGTGTCGAGACCCGGATGACCATCAGCCGGCTGTGCCGGCGCTATATCGAGCGGGTCTTCCTCACGCCGACCGAATTCCTGCACAATTACCGGGCGCTGCAAAACGTCAAAGCCTACGGCAATCTTCTGGAAGCCGGGGTCGAGCGCGTGGCTGCGCTTCAGGGCGTGCTTCCCGGTCAATCGGCTTCGGCCCGCCGCGACAAGATCTATGACGTCGTCACCAAGATCACCCAGCGCATCCACAATGTGGGCGAAAGCCGGGGACTGCCCGATCTGGTGGGGGCCAAGCTGGACGACGTGCTGGACGCGGTGGTGGGATTGGCGCCCAAGGGCCGCGAGGAGTACCACGCCCTGGTGGTGCTGTGCCGCGATCTGGTGCAGCACCGGTCCTGGTTGGCCAAGTTCGAGCGCCTGGCCCTCATGTGCGGGACCGAGCCCCGCGACGACGTGCTGGCCATGATCGACGGCGTGGTGGCCGATCTGGTTTATATCCCCTCGGCGCTCCACGATATTCTGGGGTTTCAGCGCAATCTCGGCCAGTTGGTCTGCTCCATCGCCGAACTGTGCGACGGCAGTTTCGACGGTTCGGCCTCGGAGGCCGCGGCCCATCTGGCCGTCTTCCTGCCCCTGCTTGCCGCCGGTCGCATGCCTCAGACCCAGACCGCCCTGCTGGACCGCCTCACCCGCCAGATCTGCAGTTCCCAGCCCCTCGACCGCTATGACCCCACCCGCGAGCGGGATTCCTTCAAGGCGGTGGCGTCGAAACTGCGCCAGGGCGATACGGTCTTAGGGGGGAGCCTGGTGGCCGAGGCCCTGGCCAAGCGCGAAATGGCCCTGTTCGGTCCCGGCGGCATGGCCACTGACAGGCCCGCACCCGCCGCGCCCCCCTCGACACCGCGCCAAATCGCCGCCCATCTGGCCGAACTGGCCGCCCAGGGGGCCGAGGTACGAAGCTTCGCGCCGGGCAGCGTCATCTTCCGCGAGGGCGCCGATCCCGACCATGCCTTCCAGGTGGTCTCGGGCCATGTGGAGATCACCACTGTTCACAGAAAGCAACTGGTCATGCTGGCGCGGCTCAACGAGGACGCCTTCTTCGGCGAACTGGCCCTGTTCAGCCCCATGAAGCGCACCGCCACCGCCACCACCATGGGCGGCTGCCAGTTGCGCATCATTAGCATGAAGGAGATGGAAAAGCGGATCGAATCCCTCGATCCCTTCTGCCGCTTCTGGGTCCAATATCTGGTCAGCCGCATCACCGATCTTTCGGCGCGGGTGGTCAAGAGCAGCGCGGGGGGAAAATCATGA
- a CDS encoding CHAT domain-containing tetratricopeptide repeat protein, whose translation MGIRLAIIAAFLLPAFAALAEGVPLGKDLLGQECRGEVRAAISPDARVPPPMDVYCGPSALAGGRVRADWAGAESVEQALAASPVAADTASRLACQPARPERGQMVAACMSREGGWPAITLATLRGPLLLQAEGTPANQPALEAAMAHLAPLSDGAASAPAAARPDGLYDSSLAASYRDLTELARLNNGMGNHAGAEQAYRRALDVQRKVFGDNDPGLGDTLMHLALEVSNQGRFVEAAELFRRAEPLVRKSITPLDMPRLISYQALDAANRHSFAEARALAHQASLLRQTLMASEGGGQVAKGVLMDAFLARGELAQSLLVEASMSLRLDDVASAAVTAAEALSITGDSNNLPGGWRVQALSTMGLVLGRQGRYSEGEALLNEAVGLSQRLFGDGMPTVLAWAALGRFRAEQGRYTQAMQAFRQEFALLARHSAEGMRLGFEAASPFIVTALELAEQGGEERDVLLDQVFSVLQLVQAGQQSDMVSHAALKFASGDERIAKMVAERQDSQRRRDEIRLSLASEAALPDDQRNGDREAWLADEYRFAVARMAELDGQLRSAFPDYANLSSPAPVTIARLRSALGAGEGVIAFAFGDDFGLAVMVTPDRVEAKRLDITREDLAAEVSELRKGITVQDGRVGRYDLGRAHALYAKLFAPLSPPLGALRHLLVIPAGALASLPAAALVVTPPSSNDPGRADWLARHSALSQWPSVGALVTMRRHAGKSLASLPLLGIGNPSFGGMGPKGSASLVQHCRSDGPLPAGLLGQLAPLPDTEVELRSVAKVLNASGDDILVGGGATEAALRAKSLDRYRVLYFATHGLLPAELRCQSEPGLALAPPAGGAATKAGDGLLEASEIAALRLDADLVVLSACNTASAGGGFGGEALSSLADVFFHAGARSVLASHWPVPSVSTTRLMTGLFEINAKAEGLDTALQQAQLALLANEGTAHPVHWAGFSLIGGVKP comes from the coding sequence GTGGGGATCAGGCTGGCCATCATCGCCGCGTTTCTTCTGCCCGCCTTCGCCGCCTTGGCCGAGGGCGTGCCCCTGGGCAAGGATCTGCTGGGCCAGGAGTGCCGGGGGGAAGTCAGAGCGGCCATCTCGCCCGATGCCAGGGTGCCACCGCCCATGGACGTCTATTGCGGTCCATCCGCCCTGGCCGGGGGGCGGGTCCGCGCCGATTGGGCCGGGGCCGAGAGTGTCGAGCAGGCCCTGGCCGCCAGCCCGGTGGCCGCCGATACCGCATCGCGGCTGGCCTGCCAACCGGCCCGGCCCGAGCGCGGGCAAATGGTGGCGGCCTGCATGTCGCGCGAGGGCGGCTGGCCCGCCATAACGCTTGCCACCCTGCGCGGTCCGCTGCTGCTCCAGGCCGAGGGAACGCCCGCCAATCAACCGGCCCTGGAAGCGGCCATGGCCCATCTCGCCCCCTTGAGCGACGGCGCCGCCTCGGCGCCAGCCGCCGCCCGGCCCGATGGTCTTTATGATTCCAGTCTGGCGGCCAGCTATCGCGACCTGACCGAACTGGCGCGGCTCAACAACGGCATGGGCAATCATGCCGGGGCCGAGCAGGCCTATCGCCGCGCCTTGGATGTGCAGCGCAAGGTGTTCGGCGACAACGATCCCGGACTGGGCGACACGCTGATGCATCTGGCCCTTGAGGTCAGCAACCAGGGACGCTTCGTCGAGGCGGCCGAATTGTTCCGCCGGGCCGAGCCCTTGGTGCGCAAATCCATCACGCCATTGGATATGCCCCGGCTGATCAGCTATCAGGCGCTGGACGCCGCCAACCGCCACAGCTTCGCCGAGGCCCGCGCCCTGGCCCATCAGGCCAGCCTGCTCCGCCAAACCCTGATGGCGTCTGAAGGAGGCGGCCAGGTTGCCAAGGGTGTTTTGATGGATGCCTTTCTGGCGCGGGGAGAATTGGCCCAGAGCCTGCTGGTCGAAGCCTCCATGTCGCTGCGGCTCGACGATGTGGCTTCGGCCGCCGTGACGGCCGCCGAGGCCCTGTCCATTACCGGAGACAGCAATAATCTGCCAGGCGGCTGGCGGGTCCAGGCGCTGTCCACCATGGGGCTGGTGCTGGGCCGCCAGGGCCGCTATTCCGAGGGCGAGGCCCTGCTGAACGAGGCGGTCGGTCTCAGCCAACGTCTGTTCGGCGACGGCATGCCCACGGTGCTGGCCTGGGCCGCCCTGGGCCGTTTTCGCGCCGAGCAGGGGCGCTACACCCAGGCCATGCAGGCCTTCCGCCAGGAATTCGCGTTGCTGGCCCGTCATAGCGCAGAAGGGATGCGGCTGGGATTCGAGGCGGCATCACCCTTCATCGTGACCGCCCTGGAACTGGCGGAGCAGGGAGGCGAGGAGCGCGACGTCCTTCTTGATCAGGTTTTCTCGGTGCTGCAATTGGTCCAGGCCGGGCAGCAATCGGACATGGTCTCGCATGCGGCGCTGAAATTCGCCTCCGGCGACGAGCGCATCGCCAAGATGGTGGCCGAACGCCAGGACAGCCAGCGCCGACGCGATGAAATCCGCCTATCGCTCGCCTCCGAGGCAGCTCTTCCGGACGACCAGCGAAACGGTGACCGCGAGGCCTGGCTGGCCGACGAATACCGGTTCGCGGTGGCGCGCATGGCCGAACTGGATGGCCAGTTGCGCAGCGCCTTTCCCGATTACGCCAATCTGTCCAGCCCGGCCCCCGTGACCATCGCCCGGCTGCGTTCGGCGTTGGGGGCGGGCGAAGGGGTGATCGCCTTTGCCTTCGGCGACGACTTCGGTCTGGCGGTCATGGTGACGCCCGATCGGGTGGAGGCGAAGCGCCTGGACATCACCAGGGAAGACCTGGCCGCCGAAGTTTCGGAACTGCGCAAGGGGATTACCGTTCAGGATGGCCGGGTCGGGCGCTATGATCTTGGCCGCGCCCATGCCTTGTACGCCAAGCTGTTCGCTCCCCTGTCCCCGCCCTTGGGCGCGTTGCGCCATCTGCTGGTTATTCCCGCCGGAGCCCTGGCCAGTCTGCCGGCGGCGGCCCTGGTGGTGACGCCGCCATCGTCCAACGACCCCGGCCGAGCCGATTGGCTGGCGCGGCACAGCGCGCTCAGCCAATGGCCGTCGGTGGGCGCCCTGGTCACCATGCGCCGCCATGCGGGCAAGTCCTTGGCCAGCCTTCCCCTGCTCGGCATCGGCAATCCCAGTTTCGGAGGAATGGGTCCCAAAGGCTCGGCTTCCCTGGTTCAGCACTGCCGCAGTGATGGACCGCTGCCCGCCGGGCTGTTGGGCCAGCTGGCGCCGCTGCCCGACACCGAGGTGGAGTTGCGCTCGGTGGCCAAGGTTCTGAACGCGTCGGGGGACGACATCCTCGTGGGTGGCGGGGCGACCGAAGCCGCGCTCCGGGCCAAGTCCCTGGACCGCTACCGCGTGCTGTACTTCGCCACTCACGGATTGCTTCCGGCGGAATTGCGCTGCCAGTCCGAGCCGGGTCTTGCCCTGGCCCCGCCTGCCGGAGGGGCCGCGACCAAGGCCGGGGACGGATTGCTGGAAGCAAGCGAGATCGCAGCGCTTCGCCTGGATGCCGATCTGGTGGTGCTGTCGGCCTGCAACACGGCCTCGGCGGGGGGTGGGTTCGGCGGCGAGGCTCTGTCCAGTCTGGCCGATGTCTTCTTTCACGCCGGGGCCCGCTCGGTCCTGGCGTCCCACTGGCCGGTGCCGTCGGTGTCCACCACCCGCCTGATGACCGGTTTGTTCGAGATCAATGCCAAGGCCGAGGGACTGGACACGGCCTTGCAGCAGGCGCAACTGGCTCTTTTGGCCAATGAAGGAACCGCCCATCCCGTCCATTGGGCGGGCTTTTCCCTGATCGGCGGAGTGAAGCCATGA